A single window of Shewanella sp. Choline-02u-19 DNA harbors:
- the flgJ gene encoding flagellar assembly peptidoglycan hydrolase FlgJ — MDKLSNASQFLDLGGLDSLRSKAQKGENSALKEVAQQFEGIFVQMLMKSMRDANAVFESDSPMNSQYTKFYEQMHDQQMSLNLSGQGMLGLADLMVQQLDPTNSPMTPASVLRGDSDSSARSNGFTLDNGHAMQMPTSRTTASSPLGLGTSVSVAPQTLDSLLSGNILPSAALNVDKSQADFTSQDEFVSRLYPHAEKAAKQLGTTPEVLIAQSALETGWGQKMVKGVAGQQSNNLFNIKADNRWQGDKAQVNTLEYEQGIAVKQKADFRVYDDIGQSFNDFVSFVSNSERYQDAMKKAANPQAFVQSLQDAGYATDPKYTDKVMQVMKTITRDFKEVLQGVKQ; from the coding sequence ATGGATAAGTTGTCGAATGCATCGCAATTTTTGGATCTGGGGGGATTAGACTCACTCAGATCCAAAGCCCAGAAAGGTGAAAACAGTGCGCTAAAAGAAGTGGCGCAACAGTTTGAAGGTATTTTTGTACAGATGCTAATGAAGAGCATGCGAGATGCTAATGCTGTGTTTGAATCCGACAGCCCGATGAACAGCCAATACACCAAATTTTACGAGCAGATGCATGATCAGCAGATGTCTTTGAACCTCTCAGGCCAAGGCATGCTCGGATTAGCTGACTTGATGGTACAACAACTCGACCCCACTAACAGTCCAATGACACCGGCCTCAGTATTAAGAGGTGACAGTGACAGTTCCGCTAGATCCAATGGTTTTACACTCGATAACGGCCATGCGATGCAGATGCCAACCTCACGCACGACCGCAAGTTCACCCTTGGGTCTTGGCACTAGTGTTAGCGTCGCGCCGCAAACATTAGATTCTCTTTTAAGTGGCAATATTTTGCCGTCGGCAGCACTGAATGTCGACAAGTCACAAGCAGACTTTACCAGTCAAGATGAATTCGTGAGTCGTTTATACCCCCATGCTGAAAAAGCCGCTAAACAATTAGGCACCACACCTGAAGTGCTCATCGCACAATCAGCACTGGAAACCGGTTGGGGCCAGAAAATGGTCAAGGGCGTTGCTGGACAGCAAAGTAATAATTTATTCAATATCAAAGCTGACAACCGCTGGCAGGGCGACAAAGCCCAGGTTAATACACTGGAGTACGAGCAAGGCATAGCGGTCAAGCAAAAGGCAGATTTTAGAGTGTATGACGATATAGGTCAGAGCTTTAACGATTTTGTGTCATTTGTCTCCAATAGCGAACGTTACCAAGACGCGATGAAAAAGGCCGCTAATCCACAAGCCTTTGTGCAGTCACTGCAAGATGCGGGTTACGCCACTGATCCAAAGTATACCGATAAAGTCATGCAGGTAATGAAAACAATCACTCGAGATTTTAAAGAAGTTTTACAAGGGGTTAAGCAATGA
- a CDS encoding flagellar basal body P-ring protein FlgI translates to MKIKLALLCAILVIASPVQAQRIKDIANVQGVRSNQLIGYGLVVGLPGTGEKTRYTEQTFKTMLKNFGINLPDNFRPKIKNIAVVAVSANMPPFIKPGQTLDIAVSSLGEAKSLRGGMLLQTFLRGIDGNVYAIAQGSMVVSGFSAEGLDGSKVIQNTPTVGRIPNGAIIERTVATPFSTGDYLTFNLRRADFSTAKRLSDAINDLLGPGMARPLDAASVQVSAPRDVSQRVSFLATLENIEIEPAEESAKVIVNSRTGTIVVGQNVKLLPAAVTHGGLTVTIAEATQVSQPNPFGNGQTVVTSDSTIDVSEDDSRMFMFNPGTTLDELVRAVNLVGAAPSDVLAILEALKMAGALHGELIII, encoded by the coding sequence ATGAAAATAAAACTGGCATTACTTTGTGCGATATTAGTGATTGCCTCACCGGTACAGGCGCAGCGCATTAAAGATATAGCCAATGTCCAAGGGGTACGAAGTAACCAATTGATTGGTTATGGCTTAGTGGTTGGCCTACCTGGCACCGGCGAAAAGACACGCTATACCGAGCAAACATTTAAAACCATGTTGAAGAACTTTGGTATTAATTTGCCGGATAATTTCAGACCTAAAATTAAAAACATCGCCGTGGTTGCGGTGAGTGCCAACATGCCACCCTTTATCAAACCTGGGCAGACCTTAGACATTGCAGTGTCAAGTTTAGGTGAAGCTAAGAGTTTACGTGGCGGCATGCTACTACAGACCTTCCTTAGAGGGATCGATGGTAATGTGTATGCGATTGCGCAGGGCAGCATGGTCGTGAGTGGCTTTAGTGCTGAGGGGCTCGATGGCTCTAAAGTTATCCAAAATACCCCCACCGTTGGCCGTATTCCTAATGGCGCGATTATCGAACGTACGGTTGCTACGCCATTTTCGACAGGTGATTACCTCACCTTTAACCTCCGTCGTGCTGATTTTTCAACGGCTAAAAGATTGTCAGACGCAATCAATGACTTATTAGGCCCTGGTATGGCAAGACCGCTCGATGCTGCGTCTGTGCAAGTGAGTGCGCCACGTGATGTATCACAACGAGTGTCATTTCTAGCCACGCTTGAAAATATCGAAATCGAACCTGCTGAAGAGTCAGCCAAAGTGATTGTTAATTCAAGGACGGGCACCATTGTCGTCGGGCAAAACGTCAAATTATTGCCAGCAGCGGTCACTCATGGTGGCTTGACAGTGACGATTGCCGAAGCAACTCAAGTTTCTCAACCTAATCCTTTCGGCAATGGTCAAACCGTAGTCACTTCCGATAGCACCATTGATGTTTCTGAAGATGATAGTCGCATGTTTATGTTTAACCCTGGCACCACGCTAGATGAGTTAGTACGGGCGGTTAACCTCGTTGGGGCAGCACCTTCAGATGTACTGGCAATACTTGAAGCGTTAAAGATGGCAGGCGCTTTGCATGGTGAACTGATAATAATCTAA
- the flgF gene encoding flagellar basal-body rod protein FlgF, producing the protein MDKLLYVAMSGAKQNMNALAISANNLANASTDGFKSDFAQARSMQAFGEGLPTRVFAMTENPSADFASGPMKTTGRNLDIAVKGDGWIAVQAADGSEAYTRSGSLSFDTTGVLRNDRGTAVMGDNGPIVLPLPIEKIEISQDGIISVRPSGATAEVIEEVGRIKLVKPGNENMMRGQDGLFRQISGQVAAADPSVGLLSGAVEGSNVNAVHEMVSMIDIQRQFEMQVKMMKTAEEIDKASASLMRIS; encoded by the coding sequence GTGGACAAGTTACTCTATGTCGCCATGAGCGGCGCGAAACAGAATATGAATGCGTTGGCTATCAGTGCCAACAATTTGGCAAATGCTAGTACTGACGGATTTAAATCGGATTTCGCTCAGGCGCGTTCGATGCAAGCCTTTGGTGAAGGTTTGCCAACGCGCGTGTTCGCAATGACCGAAAACCCGTCAGCTGACTTTGCCAGTGGTCCGATGAAAACCACCGGTAGAAATCTAGATATTGCCGTAAAAGGTGATGGCTGGATTGCGGTTCAAGCCGCAGATGGTAGCGAAGCATACACTCGTTCAGGTAGCTTAAGCTTCGATACCACAGGCGTTTTACGCAATGATAGAGGCACGGCTGTGATGGGTGACAATGGCCCCATCGTGTTGCCACTGCCTATCGAAAAAATTGAAATATCTCAAGATGGCATTATCTCTGTCCGTCCATCGGGTGCCACAGCTGAGGTTATTGAAGAGGTGGGCCGTATTAAGTTGGTCAAGCCTGGTAATGAAAATATGATGCGTGGCCAAGATGGTTTATTCCGTCAAATATCGGGTCAAGTAGCCGCCGCAGATCCTAGCGTTGGGTTACTTAGCGGTGCTGTTGAAGGCAGTAACGTTAATGCAGTACATGAAATGGTATCGATGATTGACATACAACGTCAGTTTGAGATGCAGGTCAAGATGATGAAGACAGCAGAAGAAATCGATAAAGCTTCCGCCTCATTAATGCGCATAAGCTAG
- a CDS encoding flagellar protein FlaG produces MDVSFAGSNNAATASIAPSKPVTEPSQTLENESALMVSKAENVEEVQQTEKGEQHKTEELTAVAAELTDMMSLMRKGLAFKVDEHSGRNVVSVMDIESGDVLRQIPNEEALQLAKKLAEVAGFLLETEA; encoded by the coding sequence ATGGATGTAAGTTTCGCTGGTTCCAATAATGCAGCAACGGCTAGTATCGCGCCCAGTAAGCCTGTTACGGAACCGTCCCAAACGTTGGAAAACGAAAGCGCACTAATGGTGTCTAAGGCTGAAAATGTCGAGGAAGTACAACAAACCGAAAAGGGCGAGCAACACAAAACTGAAGAATTAACAGCTGTTGCAGCCGAACTTACCGATATGATGTCGTTAATGCGAAAAGGACTTGCATTTAAAGTCGATGAACATTCAGGCCGAAATGTGGTGAGTGTGATGGATATTGAGTCAGGTGATGTGCTCCGGCAGATCCCCAATGAGGAGGCGCTACAGTTAGCTAAGAAACTCGCTGAAGTGGCAGGATTCTTGCTTGAAACTGAGGCGTAA
- a CDS encoding flagellin N-terminal helical domain-containing protein yields MAITVNTNVTSMKAQKNLNASSQGLATSMERLSSGLRINSAKDDAAGLAISNRLDSQVRGLDVGMRNANDGISIAQIAEGAMQEQTNMLQRMRDLSVQSVNGSLSASDQLALDAEFLALKSEVAAIGTNTAFGETKLSGLSGDYQTGHTAAEKTTVTVADMSTFVPAAITAATGLADVDSALKLVDTARSALGAVQNQLSHNISNSANTQANVADAKSRIVDVDFAKETAEMTKNQVLQQTGSAMLAQANQLPQVALSLLG; encoded by the coding sequence ATGGCTATTACTGTTAATACCAATGTTACATCGATGAAAGCGCAAAAAAACTTGAATGCATCAAGCCAAGGCTTGGCAACATCGATGGAACGTTTATCCAGCGGTCTGCGCATTAACAGCGCAAAAGATGATGCCGCAGGTTTGGCTATTTCTAACCGTTTGGACTCTCAAGTTCGTGGTCTAGATGTGGGTATGCGTAATGCCAATGACGGTATTTCAATCGCACAAATCGCTGAAGGTGCAATGCAAGAGCAAACCAACATGCTGCAACGTATGCGTGACTTATCCGTGCAATCAGTTAACGGCTCGTTATCTGCCAGTGATCAACTAGCGTTAGACGCTGAATTTCTTGCTCTCAAAAGTGAAGTTGCTGCAATTGGTACAAACACTGCGTTTGGTGAGACTAAATTAAGTGGCCTATCTGGTGATTATCAAACGGGGCATACAGCCGCTGAAAAGACCACTGTGACAGTTGCGGATATGAGTACTTTTGTTCCTGCCGCAATTACGGCAGCGACAGGACTTGCCGACGTTGATAGTGCGCTTAAATTGGTAGACACCGCGCGTTCTGCATTGGGTGCGGTGCAAAACCAATTGAGCCACAATATTAGCAACAGTGCTAATACTCAGGCGAACGTGGCTGATGCAAAGAGTCGTATTGTTGATGTGGATTTTGCTAAAGAAACCGCAGAGATGACCAAGAACCAAGTACTACAGCAGACAGGCTCAGCTATGCTGGCTCAGGCAAACCAGTTGCCACAAGTTGCGTTGTCGCTATTGGGCTAA
- the flgL gene encoding flagellar hook-associated protein FlgL, which translates to MRISTAQMFHQNLNSVTQKQSATSQIIEQLSTGKRVNTAGDDPVAAVGIDNLKQQNSVVDQFLKNIDYATNRLSVSESKLGSAETVTSSIREQVLRSVNGTLSDSDRQTIADEMRGSLEELMAIANSKDESGNYLFGGFNTNNQPFEFDASGNAIYNGDSGVRGSIVATGVTVGANIPGDLAFMNAANSLGDYGVNYLASQTNEFTVQSAKVTNSATHIADTYTFTMVGNDLEVRDSTNALVTTETNFDPKNPVSFNGIEVKIDGMPATGDAFTMEHKPEVSLLDTINSAIALIEDPNKVKSPAGKSELAQMLNNIDSGMDQLNVARGVAGNSLKSLESYGASHDEEKIVNNSALSMLEDLDYAEAITQLELQQQALSAASSVFTKVGTVSLFDYI; encoded by the coding sequence ATGCGAATTTCTACGGCGCAAATGTTTCATCAAAACCTCAATAGTGTGACGCAAAAGCAGTCTGCAACCAGCCAGATTATTGAACAATTATCAACGGGCAAGAGAGTGAATACCGCCGGAGACGATCCCGTAGCAGCGGTTGGTATCGATAACCTCAAACAACAGAACTCCGTCGTTGATCAGTTTCTAAAAAATATCGATTACGCGACGAATCGCTTATCTGTATCAGAAAGTAAGCTTGGCAGTGCTGAAACGGTGACCAGTAGTATCAGAGAGCAAGTGTTGCGATCGGTAAACGGCACATTGTCGGATTCCGACCGGCAAACAATTGCCGATGAGATGCGTGGCAGCCTAGAAGAGTTGATGGCAATTGCTAACAGCAAAGATGAGTCTGGTAACTATCTATTCGGCGGCTTCAATACTAATAATCAACCGTTTGAATTCGATGCCAGTGGCAATGCCATTTATAACGGTGACAGCGGTGTACGTGGCAGTATTGTGGCTACTGGTGTGACTGTCGGAGCCAATATTCCTGGTGATTTAGCTTTTATGAACGCTGCAAATAGCTTAGGTGATTATGGTGTCAATTATTTGGCCTCACAAACCAATGAGTTTACGGTTCAAAGCGCTAAAGTGACAAATTCTGCAACACATATTGCTGATACATATACCTTCACAATGGTTGGTAATGATTTAGAAGTCAGAGATTCGACAAATGCACTAGTGACAACAGAGACTAATTTCGATCCCAAAAACCCGGTCTCGTTTAATGGTATCGAAGTGAAGATCGACGGTATGCCTGCAACTGGTGATGCTTTCACCATGGAACATAAGCCTGAAGTGAGTCTGCTCGATACCATTAATAGTGCCATCGCACTGATTGAAGATCCTAATAAGGTGAAGTCTCCAGCTGGAAAGTCAGAGTTGGCACAAATGTTGAATAATATCGACAGTGGTATGGATCAACTCAATGTTGCAAGGGGTGTTGCCGGAAATAGCTTAAAGAGTTTAGAAAGCTATGGGGCGTCACATGATGAAGAGAAGATTGTAAACAACTCGGCGTTATCCATGTTGGAAGATTTGGATTATGCGGAGGCGATAACGCAGTTAGAGCTGCAGCAACAAGCTCTTAGTGCAGCATCAAGCGTATTTACTAAAGTGGGCACTGTATCGCTGTTTGATTATATCTAA
- a CDS encoding flagellin N-terminal helical domain-containing protein, whose amino-acid sequence MAITVNTNVTSMKAQKNLNASSQGLATSMERLSSGLRINSAKDDAAGLAISNRLDSQVRGLDVGMRNANDGISIAQIAEGAMQEQTNMLQRMRDLSVQSVNGSLSASDQLALDAEFVALKTEIAAIGTNTAFGETKLSGQTMAFQTGHTAAESTSVVVADMSTFVPAASTAAAGLGDVDTALKAVDTARSALGAVQNQLSHNISNSANTQANVADAKSRIVDVDFAKETAEMTKNQVLQQTGSAMLAQANQLPQVALSLL is encoded by the coding sequence ATGGCTATTACAGTAAACACCAACGTCACTTCAATGAAAGCGCAAAAGAACCTCAATGCTTCTAGCCAAGGTTTGGCTACATCTATGGAACGTTTATCCAGTGGTCTGCGCATTAACAGCGCAAAAGATGATGCCGCTGGTTTGGCTATTTCTAACCGTTTGGACTCTCAAGTTCGTGGTCTAGATGTGGGTATGCGTAATGCCAATGACGGTATTTCAATCGCACAAATCGCTGAAGGTGCGATGCAAGAGCAGACCAACATGTTGCAGCGTATGCGTGACTTATCCGTGCAATCAGTTAACGGCTCGTTATCTGCCAGCGATCAACTAGCGTTAGACGCTGAATTTGTTGCTCTCAAAACTGAAATTGCTGCAATTGGTACAAACACCGCGTTTGGTGAGACTAAATTATCAGGCCAAACTATGGCTTTCCAAACTGGGCATACTGCCGCTGAATCTACGAGTGTCGTAGTTGCGGATATGAGTACTTTTGTTCCTGCCGCTTCTACGGCAGCAGCAGGACTTGGCGACGTTGATACTGCGCTTAAAGCGGTAGACACCGCCCGTTCTGCATTGGGTGCGGTGCAAAACCAATTGAGCCACAATATTAGCAACAGTGCTAATACTCAGGCGAACGTGGCTGATGCAAAGAGTCGTATTGTTGATGTGGATTTTGCTAAAGAAACCGCAGAGATGACCAAGAACCAAGTACTACAGCAGACAGGCTCAGCTATGCTGGCTCAGGCAAACCAACTACCACAAGTTGCGCTATCTCTCCTTTAA
- the fliD gene encoding flagellar filament capping protein FliD has translation MALTATGIGSGLDINKIVNVLVDAEKIPKEAIFDKKEQTIDSKVSAIGTLKSQLSSFQDALKKLSDPAALNIRKVSTGDSSYFTAKADENAQSGSYQIEVEQLAKFHKVAGANVADSTLPVGQGSLDLSVNGESFSVAVEATDSLETIAKKINDASDNSGVTATIITSDGGSRLIFSSDESGLDNQVNITATDTVGSDLNNMFGGANLSTLQAAQNAVVYIDGQKVTSQSNEVKNAITGVTLSLTDADLTKTSTLKIEQDNEAVKENVEAFVEAYNTLIDSIDKLSNYDVDKKEAAALQGDSMIRSIESQMRNMISNRVDVDGETVALYDIGVEVDRFGKMSIDDTKLDKVIAEDMDLVSGLFSTPDTGIANSLDKLVDGYVKSGGSIDSRNNALTSDKHRLDDQRESFSLKMEMLQARLFKQFNAMDLIVGQLNQQSSSLSDRLSSLPGVVIQS, from the coding sequence ATGGCATTAACAGCAACAGGTATTGGTTCAGGGTTAGACATTAACAAGATTGTTAATGTGTTAGTTGATGCCGAAAAAATACCTAAAGAAGCCATATTTGATAAAAAAGAGCAAACGATTGACTCAAAGGTCTCAGCAATAGGGACATTAAAGAGCCAGCTTTCAAGTTTCCAAGACGCGCTTAAAAAGCTCAGCGACCCAGCTGCATTAAATATCAGAAAAGTGTCTACTGGTGACAGCAGCTATTTTACCGCTAAAGCCGACGAGAATGCGCAATCGGGCAGTTATCAAATTGAAGTCGAACAGCTGGCAAAGTTCCATAAAGTTGCAGGAGCTAATGTCGCAGACTCAACATTACCTGTTGGACAAGGCTCTCTTGACCTATCAGTTAATGGTGAATCATTTTCAGTGGCTGTCGAGGCAACTGATTCGTTAGAAACTATCGCAAAAAAAATAAATGACGCATCTGATAACTCTGGTGTTACCGCCACAATTATTACCAGTGACGGGGGCAGTCGACTCATATTTAGCTCTGATGAGTCGGGGCTTGATAATCAAGTCAATATCACAGCAACAGACACCGTCGGCAGCGATCTCAATAATATGTTTGGTGGCGCAAACTTATCAACTTTGCAAGCCGCTCAAAATGCAGTGGTTTATATCGATGGTCAAAAAGTTACCTCTCAAAGTAATGAGGTAAAAAATGCAATCACTGGCGTGACCCTATCCTTAACGGATGCAGACTTAACTAAGACTTCAACTCTTAAAATAGAGCAAGATAATGAAGCGGTAAAAGAGAATGTTGAAGCTTTTGTTGAAGCCTATAACACTTTAATTGACTCTATCGATAAGCTGTCGAATTACGATGTTGATAAAAAAGAAGCTGCTGCGCTTCAAGGTGATTCAATGATCCGTTCGATCGAATCGCAAATGCGTAATATGATCAGCAATCGCGTCGATGTCGATGGTGAAACCGTTGCTCTGTATGATATAGGTGTCGAAGTCGACCGTTTCGGTAAAATGTCGATTGATGATACTAAGCTTGATAAAGTAATTGCTGAAGACATGGACTTAGTGTCAGGACTATTTTCTACCCCAGATACAGGTATTGCCAATAGCTTAGATAAGCTGGTGGATGGTTATGTTAAATCTGGCGGTTCAATCGATAGTCGCAACAACGCATTGACCAGTGATAAACATAGATTAGATGATCAACGAGAATCCTTTTCATTGAAAATGGAAATGCTGCAAGCGCGCCTATTTAAACAGTTTAATGCAATGGATCTCATTGTTGGCCAGCTAAATCAACAGAGTTCTAGTCTTTCTGATCGGTTGAGCTCTCTACCGGGTGTCGTTATCCAATCGTAA
- the flgK gene encoding flagellar hook-associated protein FlgK, producing the protein MSMDLLSIARTGVLASQSQLAITSNNIANANTDGYNRQVVSQSSLESQRMGSEFYGAGTYVSDVKRVYNDYAARELRIGQTAVSEAQTTYSKMSELDQLFSQIGSAVPASLNSFFAGINSLADIPDDLGLRDSLLTNANQLANNVNQMQQHLDGQMSQSNDQISAVTDRINEISNELGNLNRELMKSQGQDMQLLDKQDALILELSEYAEVNVVPLESGAKSVMLGGSIMLVSGEVSMQIGTKPGDPHGQELQITASAGGKSLVVDASKVGGQLGALVDFRDDTLIPAQLELGQFALGVADAFNQAQSQGFDLNGQVGANIFTDINDPSMQLGRVGALSTNTGNANLSVNIDDVGSLTGSSYELSLSATSQYELKDSNTGKVTTLTVNGNTLEGADGFSIDIASGVMSPGDKFEIRPTSSAATALSVTMTDGKGIAAAGTSPAADGDNSNLINMAKLNETKMMNGGSTTLTDVFENTKLDIGGKTKSAEISVGSAGAIYNQAYSRVQSVSGVNLDEEAANLMRFQQSYQASARIMTTATEIFNTLFSSLR; encoded by the coding sequence ATGTCAATGGACTTGCTGAGCATTGCTCGCACCGGGGTGCTAGCGTCACAATCTCAACTGGCGATTACCAGTAACAATATCGCCAATGCGAATACTGATGGCTACAACCGTCAGGTTGTTTCACAATCGAGCCTAGAGTCACAGAGAATGGGCAGCGAATTTTATGGTGCGGGTACTTATGTCTCTGACGTAAAACGCGTTTATAACGATTACGCCGCGCGTGAGTTGCGTATAGGTCAAACGGCGGTAAGTGAAGCTCAAACCACTTACAGCAAAATGTCTGAGCTCGACCAACTGTTTTCTCAAATCGGCTCGGCTGTCCCGGCATCGCTAAACAGTTTTTTTGCGGGCATAAACAGCTTGGCAGATATTCCTGACGATTTGGGGCTGCGTGACTCTCTACTGACCAATGCCAATCAGTTGGCTAATAACGTTAATCAGATGCAGCAGCATCTTGATGGACAAATGAGTCAAAGCAACGATCAAATCTCGGCTGTCACAGACCGTATCAATGAGATCAGTAATGAACTTGGCAATTTAAACCGTGAGCTAATGAAGTCTCAGGGTCAAGATATGCAGTTGCTTGATAAACAAGACGCACTGATCCTTGAGCTTAGTGAATATGCTGAAGTGAATGTTGTGCCATTAGAATCAGGCGCTAAGAGTGTGATGCTTGGTGGTTCAATCATGCTGGTGTCTGGTGAAGTATCAATGCAAATTGGTACAAAACCGGGGGATCCTCACGGGCAGGAACTGCAAATAACCGCTTCTGCGGGGGGCAAAAGTTTAGTGGTTGATGCGTCAAAAGTCGGCGGGCAGTTGGGGGCGTTGGTTGACTTCCGTGATGACACCTTGATCCCTGCACAGCTTGAGCTGGGTCAATTTGCGCTTGGCGTTGCGGATGCATTTAATCAGGCGCAGTCTCAAGGTTTTGATCTTAATGGCCAAGTAGGCGCTAATATCTTTACCGATATCAACGACCCTTCAATGCAACTCGGCCGGGTCGGCGCGCTATCAACCAATACCGGTAATGCTAATTTGAGTGTCAATATTGATGATGTTGGCTCACTTACCGGCAGCAGCTATGAGCTAAGTCTTTCTGCCACATCTCAATATGAACTTAAAGATAGCAATACTGGCAAAGTCACCACGCTGACCGTTAACGGTAATACGCTTGAAGGTGCAGACGGTTTTAGTATTGATATAGCCAGTGGCGTGATGTCGCCGGGCGACAAATTTGAAATTCGCCCCACCTCAAGTGCAGCCACGGCGTTATCGGTCACCATGACCGACGGCAAAGGTATTGCTGCCGCAGGGACAAGTCCTGCCGCAGACGGCGATAACAGTAACCTAATCAATATGGCCAAGTTAAACGAAACCAAAATGATGAACGGCGGTAGTACTACACTGACGGATGTTTTTGAAAACACCAAACTTGATATTGGTGGTAAAACCAAGTCAGCCGAAATATCAGTGGGCTCAGCAGGGGCGATTTATAATCAAGCCTATAGCCGTGTTCAAAGCGTGTCAGGGGTCAACCTTGATGAAGAAGCGGCCAATTTAATGCGCTTTCAACAATCCTATCAAGCGTCGGCGCGGATCATGACCACCGCGACGGAAATATTTAACACACTATTTAGCTCGCTGCGCTAA
- the flgG gene encoding flagellar basal-body rod protein FlgG, with protein sequence MHPALWISKTGLDAQQTDIAVISNNVANASTIGFKKSRAVFEDLLYQNVNQAGGISASNTKLPNGLNIGAGTKVVATQKVFTQGNMLTTDNSLDLMVEGPGFFEVQMPDGTAAYTRTGQFSLDDTGQIVTPGSGYVVQPAITIPDDASSITVSAEGEVSVKTPGNAENQVVGQLSMSDFINPAGLDPMGQNLYMETGASGTPIQGTASLDGMGAIRQGALETSNVNVTEELVNLIESQRIYEMNSKVISAVDQMLSYVNQNL encoded by the coding sequence ATGCATCCCGCTTTATGGATAAGTAAGACTGGTTTAGACGCTCAGCAAACTGACATTGCTGTAATTTCAAACAACGTGGCTAACGCCAGCACCATTGGTTTTAAAAAGAGCCGTGCCGTTTTTGAAGATCTGCTCTATCAAAACGTGAATCAAGCGGGTGGTATTAGTGCGTCAAATACCAAATTACCCAATGGTTTGAACATCGGCGCCGGTACTAAAGTGGTGGCGACTCAAAAAGTCTTTACCCAAGGCAACATGCTGACGACCGATAACTCGTTAGACTTGATGGTCGAAGGTCCTGGTTTTTTCGAAGTGCAGATGCCAGACGGCACTGCGGCTTATACTCGCACCGGTCAATTTAGCTTGGATGACACAGGACAAATTGTAACGCCAGGTTCGGGTTATGTGGTGCAACCTGCCATTACCATCCCTGATGATGCCAGCAGTATTACGGTATCGGCTGAAGGCGAAGTGTCGGTTAAAACCCCTGGTAATGCTGAAAACCAAGTGGTTGGCCAGCTTTCAATGTCTGACTTTATTAACCCTGCAGGCCTGGATCCTATGGGGCAAAACCTTTATATGGAAACCGGAGCCAGCGGCACGCCTATCCAAGGTACGGCATCCCTTGATGGGATGGGCGCTATTCGCCAAGGCGCATTAGAAACCTCAAACGTTAACGTAACAGAAGAGCTGGTGAACCTGATTGAAAGTCAGCGGATCTACGAGATGAACTCCAAGGTTATCTCTGCGGTTGATCAGATGTTGTCGTACGTGAACCAGAATTTGTAA
- the flgH gene encoding flagellar basal body L-ring protein FlgH, with the protein MSRYWMLIVIAALSGCSSTNGKPIADDPYYAPVYPEAPPTKIAATGSMYQDSQASSLYSDIKALKVGDIITVILMESTQAKKSANNEIKKGTDLSLDPIYAGGGNVTIGGKPIDLRYKDSMNTKRESDADQSNSLSGSISANVMKVLNNGNLVIRGEKWISINNGDEFVRITGIVRAQDIRPDNTIDSPRVANARIQYSGTGTFAEVQKVGWLSSFFMGSWWPF; encoded by the coding sequence ATGAGTCGTTACTGGATGTTAATCGTTATTGCTGCGCTTTCAGGTTGTAGTTCAACCAATGGAAAGCCGATTGCTGACGATCCGTATTACGCACCGGTTTACCCTGAAGCGCCGCCAACAAAAATTGCCGCAACCGGGTCTATGTATCAAGACAGCCAAGCCTCAAGCCTTTATTCAGACATTAAGGCATTGAAAGTGGGCGATATTATTACCGTAATACTGATGGAATCGACTCAAGCTAAAAAGAGTGCCAATAACGAAATTAAAAAAGGTACTGATCTGTCTCTTGACCCGATTTATGCAGGTGGCGGTAACGTTACCATCGGGGGTAAACCCATCGATTTACGTTATAAAGACAGCATGAACACTAAGCGAGAATCAGACGCAGACCAAAGCAACAGCTTGTCGGGCAGTATTTCTGCAAACGTGATGAAAGTACTCAATAACGGCAACTTAGTTATTCGTGGTGAGAAGTGGATAAGCATTAATAACGGCGATGAGTTTGTGCGTATTACTGGCATTGTGCGTGCCCAAGACATTCGTCCTGATAACACCATCGACTCGCCGCGAGTGGCAAATGCTCGTATCCAATACAGCGGAACGGGTACGTTTGCCGAAGTACAAAAAGTGGGATGGCTCAGTTCATTCTTTATGGGGAGCTGGTGGCCATTTTAG